The Bosea sp. 685 DNA window ATTCTTCTCCGGAATCCATCATGACCACACTGAATTTCGACTTGCCGATAGACCGCCGCGGCACGCATTCGGCGAAATGGGACATGATGGAGGCGAATTTCGGCGTGGCGGCCTCCGACGGCATCGCCATGTGGGTGGCCGATATGGATTTCCAGCCGCCGGCCTGCGTGCAGGCGGCGGTCGAGGCGATGGCCGGCCACGGCGTCTACGGCTATTTCGGCGATGACCGGAGCTATCGCGACGCCATCCGCTGGTGGATGAAAAACCGCCATGGCTGGGAGGTCGAGCCGCAGGCGATCTTCACCACGCATGGTTTGGTCAACGGCACCGCGCTCTGCGTCGAGGCCTATAGCAAGCCCGGCGACGGCGTCGTGCTGATGACGCCGGTCTACCACGCCTTCGCCCGCATCATCACTGCTGCCGGCCGGCGCGTGGTCGAATGCCCGCTTGCGCTCGCGGATGGTCGCTATGTCCTCGACATTCCCGGCTGGGATGCGCGCATGACCGGAGCCGAGCGCATGCTGATCCTGTGCTCGCCGCATAATCCGGGCGGGCGCGTCTGGACATCGGAGGAATTGCGCGCCATCGCCGATTTCTGCAAGCGCCACGACCTCATCCTCGTCTCGGACGAGATCCACCACGATCTGGTCATGCCGGGGCAGCGCCACACAGTCATGCCGCTCGCCGCGCCCGATATCTCGGACCGGCTGGTGATGATGACGGCGACGACCAAGACCTTCAACATCGCCGGCAGCCATATCGGCAACGTCATCATTCCCGATGAGGCGCTACGCGGCCCCTTCCAGGCGCGGATGAATGCGCTCGGCATCTCCCCGAACTCCTTCGGCATGGCCATGGCAACGGCCGCCTACAGCCCCGAAGGCGCGGCCTGGGTCGATGCGCTGGTTGCCTATCTCGACGGCAACCGGCGCCTCTTCGACGAGGGCGTCAGCGGCATTCCCGGCCTGAGCTCGATGGCGCTGGAAGCGACCTATCTCGGCTGGGTCGATTTTACCGGGACCGGCATGGCCCCGGCCGAATTCATCGCCCGCGTCGAGAAGCAGGCAAAAATCGCCGCCAATCACGGCGCGAGCTTCGGCCTCGGTGGCGACAATTACCTGCGCTTCAACCTCGCAACCCCGCGCGCCGTCGTCGCTGAAGCCGTCGAGCGCCTGCAGGACGCGTTTGCCGATTTGCAATAAGGGCGGTGGCTGGCACATCCCTCCGGACATGACGAGAAGTGCGCGGGGAACCCTTCTCCCGGATGGGAGAAGGGCAAGGATGAGGGCCTGCCGCTGATTATGGGGGTTCGACGGAGCCGTTGCGCTTTCTAGTTGGGCGGCACACCCTCATCCGGCGCTCCGCGCCACCTTCTCCCATCCGGGAGAAGGGAAGAGGCGTCGCGGCAGCGGCGAAGAGCGCGGAAAACCCTTCCCCCTAAACCACAGCCCCCGGGTTCAGGATCCCCTGCGGGTCCAGCGTTGCCTTCAGCGTCTTCATCAAGGCGAGTTCGACCGGGTCCTTGACGCCCGGCAGCAGGTCGCGCTTGAGGCGGCCGATGCCGTGTTCGGCCGAGATCGAGCCGTGCATCTCGCTGACGATGGCGTGGACGGCCTGGTTGACCTCGCTCCAGCGGTCGATGAAGGCCTGCTTGTCGGCGCCCACCGGCTGGCTGACGTTGAAGTGGATGTTGCCGTCGCCCAGATGGCCGAAGGGCACCGGGCGGCAGCCGGGCACCATCGCCGTGACAGCCTCCGAGGCGCGGGCGATGAAGGCCGGCACCGCGTGCAGCGGCACCGAGACGTCGTGCTTGATCGAGCCGCCCTCATAGGTCTGCACCTCGGAGAGCATCTCGCGCAGCTTCCAGAAATCATTGCGCTGGTTGAGCGAGCCGGCGAGCGCGGCGTCCGTGACGAGACCCTTTTCCAGCGCATCGCCGAGGAAGGCCTCGACCGCCTCGTCGAGCCCCGTGGCGGACTGGGCGCAGACCTCCATCAGCACATACCAGGGCGAAGGCTCCGAGAGCGGGTCGCGCGCGCCGGAAGCATGGCGCAGCACGAAATCGAGCCCAGTGCGGGAGAGGATCTCGAAGGTCGTCAGCGTGCCGCCGGCCCCGGCCTTGGCGGCGTTGAGCAGCGCCAGCGCCTCGTCGGGCGAGGGCACAGCGAGGAAGGCCGTGGCGCGTGCGGCGGGCAGCGGAAAGAGCTTCAAGACGGCGGCCGTGATGATGCCGAGCGTGCCTTCCGCCCCGATGAAGAGGTTCTTCAGGTCGTAGCCGGTGTTGT harbors:
- a CDS encoding FAD-binding oxidoreductase, which translates into the protein MSSEILDQMSAIVGAKNVITDADAMVPYLKEWRDLFRGKAQAIVRPGSTEEVVALVKLAAATGTTLVPQGGNTGLVGGQIPVAEGREIILSLQRMDRIRAVDPDSDTMTVEAGLTLQKAQEAAEAAGRLFPLSLASEGSCTIGGNLSTNAGGTAVLAYGNARELCMGLEVVLADGRVWNGLRQLRKDNTGYDLKNLFIGAEGTLGIITAAVLKLFPLPAARATAFLAVPSPDEALALLNAAKAGAGGTLTTFEILSRTGLDFVLRHASGARDPLSEPSPWYVLMEVCAQSATGLDEAVEAFLGDALEKGLVTDAALAGSLNQRNDFWKLREMLSEVQTYEGGSIKHDVSVPLHAVPAFIARASEAVTAMVPGCRPVPFGHLGDGNIHFNVSQPVGADKQAFIDRWSEVNQAVHAIVSEMHGSISAEHGIGRLKRDLLPGVKDPVELALMKTLKATLDPQGILNPGAVV
- a CDS encoding MalY/PatB family protein; this encodes MTTLNFDLPIDRRGTHSAKWDMMEANFGVAASDGIAMWVADMDFQPPACVQAAVEAMAGHGVYGYFGDDRSYRDAIRWWMKNRHGWEVEPQAIFTTHGLVNGTALCVEAYSKPGDGVVLMTPVYHAFARIITAAGRRVVECPLALADGRYVLDIPGWDARMTGAERMLILCSPHNPGGRVWTSEELRAIADFCKRHDLILVSDEIHHDLVMPGQRHTVMPLAAPDISDRLVMMTATTKTFNIAGSHIGNVIIPDEALRGPFQARMNALGISPNSFGMAMATAAYSPEGAAWVDALVAYLDGNRRLFDEGVSGIPGLSSMALEATYLGWVDFTGTGMAPAEFIARVEKQAKIAANHGASFGLGGDNYLRFNLATPRAVVAEAVERLQDAFADLQ